CTACGTAGCCGCGAGCATCTTTTGAGCGGATATAGCTCGTTACTTGCTGTAGAAATTCTTTATTCGACATGCATGCGCACCCCAAAAATTTGCTCCTTGATTGATAGCTTTACATGCGCGCCACCTTCCTGTAATTGCTTTTTACCAAGCAGCGTTAATTGATAGTACTTCACGCCATTTTCCCACCTTGCAGTAAGCCAACCCTGCTGTTCAGCTTCATGTAAAATCGAGTAGATAAGCCCTTCATTATCAACAATTTGCTCAAACCCGCGTACATGTAGCATTTGCGTTAACTCAACGCCTGATTTTACTTCCGTGAGCATAGATAACATTGTTTGTTTTAAGGGCAATACCTGTAGTTGTTTGTGTATTTGTTGTTGATGATTAGCCGAAAATTCGACTTTGTTAAAGGCGGTTTGATCGAGAGCTTTTTTTAAGTTTTTCAAACGTTCCTCCACCTTATTCACGCTCCAATCGTTTCTTTAATAGTTGTTTTGCTTTCCGCAACCTCGTCTTCACGGTACTTTCATTTAGCTGCAAGACGTCTGCCGTTTCCTTCATCGATTGCTCCTCGTAATAACATAAATAGATAACTTCGCGGTACTTTACCGGTAAAGAGAATACAGCTCGTGCTAGTTCATCATATTGTTGCCGCTGAATAACCTTCTGCTCGACACAATCTCCACTTTTCACTCGTGTGAATAGTTCTTCATCAGTCGCGTTCACATTTCTTGCGTACCAGCTTCGTAAATAATCCTTTGAATGATTAATCGCAATGCGCCATAGCCAAGTTTTCATTGAGGAATTAAAATGGAAGGTTGGCAATGCCTTATAGCACTTTACAAATATTTCTTGTGTTAAATCCTCCGCAACAGAAAGGTTATGTACGTACTGCATAACAAGTTGCAATATATCTTGGCCGTAATCGGTCATTAGTTCATCTATGATTTTTTCATAGGAAAGTAGTTTCGTTTGTTCAATTGAATAGCTATCCATTTCATATCCTCCCTTTAAAACATTAGACGAGTGCCGATTGATGAAAGTTTGATTTTTTTTCAAGTAATATATATATAATTAGATTGAAAGATTTATAGGAGGTCAAATCCCAGAGATTATCCCTGCAATAAAGTGCCACGGAGCGGACTCGTTTTTTCATGCGAGGACCGTCTAACCGGTTTTATCTCTATTTTAAAATAAAAAGAACTTAGACAAACACCAAAGTTCCCGGTGTTTGACTGTATACTTATTAACTCGTTAGTATTGTTGAAGTTGCTAATACATTATGAAGGACAAGGATATTTCCCTTGTCTTTTTATTTTGAAAAAATGAACTTTTAATCTCTGAGCCTCGTTTATACTTATGAAAGGGGGAATCACTCGTGAATAAAGAACAATTGTTAGAAGAAATAATGGACCATTACACAGATCTATTATTTCGAATTGCTTATTACTATACGAAAGATATACAAGTATCTGAAGACATCGTACAAGATACATTCGTGAAATTTTACCATTCATCTCATTATGAAGAACAAGGAAACATAAAAGCTTACTTAACAAAAATGACAATTAATCGTTGTAAAGATTATTTAAGAAGTTGGTCTTATCGTAAAATAATCGTCAAAAAGAAGTTAACACAAAAACACTACTCTCATAAAGATCTCCTAATTCAGTCTGATGAAACAGATTTGCTTGATGAAGCAATCCTATCACTGCCTATCAAAAAACGGGAGGCGATTATTTATTATTATCTTGAAAATATGTCGATTAAAGAAATCGCTTCACTTTTATCTGTTTCTGAAAATACCGTGAAGTCAAGGTTGAGGAGCGGTAAAGAGTCATTGAGATCGAGTTTAGAACATATCGAGTGGGAGGTGTTATTACATGACTAATTACCGAATGAAACGGCTTCAAAATACAGTGGAAAATAAAAAAAGAATTATGTTGAATACTCGACAAAAAATAGCGGCGCCTAAGAAAAAAACAATAAATTGGACGTGTTTTTCAACGTCAATGGCTGCCGCTTTTTTCTGTATAGTTGGTGCATTTCTATTATGGGATTCAATTGAGAATCCTCCGATCATCAACAATCCAACTATGTTTGATGAACAGACTAAAGTTGAAA
The genomic region above belongs to Sporosarcina sp. Marseille-Q4943 and contains:
- a CDS encoding helix-turn-helix transcriptional regulator produces the protein MKNLKKALDQTAFNKVEFSANHQQQIHKQLQVLPLKQTMLSMLTEVKSGVELTQMLHVRGFEQIVDNEGLIYSILHEAEQQGWLTARWENGVKYYQLTLLGKKQLQEGGAHVKLSIKEQIFGVRMHVE
- a CDS encoding sigma-70 family RNA polymerase sigma factor, with product MDSYSIEQTKLLSYEKIIDELMTDYGQDILQLVMQYVHNLSVAEDLTQEIFVKCYKALPTFHFNSSMKTWLWRIAINHSKDYLRSWYARNVNATDEELFTRVKSGDCVEQKVIQRQQYDELARAVFSLPVKYREVIYLCYYEEQSMKETADVLQLNESTVKTRLRKAKQLLKKRLERE
- a CDS encoding sigma-70 family RNA polymerase sigma factor — its product is MNKEQLLEEIMDHYTDLLFRIAYYYTKDIQVSEDIVQDTFVKFYHSSHYEEQGNIKAYLTKMTINRCKDYLRSWSYRKIIVKKKLTQKHYSHKDLLIQSDETDLLDEAILSLPIKKREAIIYYYLENMSIKEIASLLSVSENTVKSRLRSGKESLRSSLEHIEWEVLLHD